From Streptomyces sp. TLI_105, the proteins below share one genomic window:
- the fxsT gene encoding FxSxx-COOH system tetratricopeptide repeat protein, with amino-acid sequence MAEQRSGGASDHGVRSAPEHVLVVFPGYNRPWATWINQRLDAYGVRATLQRWDPPREVPLEDSLGDLLLARGQVLLVLDDWFFQLGPRAAGEWNDVLRGFVAAHAERFAAVNLTNRTLLPATAVLEPVSLWGVGEEEAEARLLSRLAVEPRRATGRRLPAGSLVRFPDTPPEVWGEIPRRNPRFTGRDDLLTELQERLMDAERGNAACTLLGMSGIGKTQIAAEYAHRFSSDYDVVWWVSSDDRNVQRDRFGELATELGLPTGNEPGERIRAVREALRRGDPHSRWLIVFDGWDDTDGANVMLPHGPGHVLVTSRNRGWGDYTDILEIPGFDRAESTAYLMRRAPHVTAPEADEVAAEFGDVPLPLVQAAAWLGESRMEVPEYLRMVRDGRISAVEPSGDGFPQASLTSWSILINRLRRAQPQAIDVLSLCASFAPGRIPLGLIRAYPQADLPEDLRWMVTDLAAWSRALDTLVNYSVLTRETRGPVNNAEVGPHQESVHMHRLVHDIVARLTEGDHRAAHRQAVRTLLAEADPGNPMDSRHWPRYAELLPHLEPSGALLSHNSRTQTAVLNCLRYCFRSGEFKAGIQLAEKIRDNWSTFMDPLDQPMLDLTTQQGNILRSFGRFREAYDLDLAQRERLSTAQPPNELGTLLSSSAISSDLRFLGQYKESERLQRTVLADAERLLGTSEFSTLVARHNLGVTLRQLGRFREAYESDAETLAHSERVLGKRHSHTLNSSNALAHDLRLLGQYREALARQEANVLRHVQVLGPQHLQTLYARTQLALCRRREGGFQQDLGATMASLLDQLEQVHGRTHYVTLSSLNNYANYLREHGDLDQARELSHEAEAGYRALLGPAHPVATGVLANTALVLQASGERADALAILEAALAGLTSSLGSDHPWVLGCALNASAARNFNGRVADAAELSRDTLRRARHTLGNEHPLTLSCQVALATDLRGLRENEEAGKLEEDALLTLTRTLGAQHPHTLSARQRNRPYWDFEANLG; translated from the coding sequence ATGGCGGAACAGCGATCGGGCGGTGCGTCGGATCACGGAGTCAGGAGCGCGCCGGAACACGTCCTCGTGGTCTTCCCCGGCTACAACCGCCCGTGGGCCACCTGGATCAACCAACGGCTCGACGCGTACGGGGTGCGTGCGACCCTTCAGCGCTGGGACCCGCCGCGCGAGGTGCCCCTGGAGGACTCGCTCGGCGACCTGCTGCTCGCCCGCGGCCAGGTGCTGCTCGTCCTGGACGACTGGTTCTTCCAGCTCGGCCCGCGTGCGGCCGGTGAGTGGAACGACGTCCTGCGGGGCTTCGTCGCCGCCCATGCGGAGCGGTTCGCCGCGGTCAACCTCACCAACCGGACCCTGCTCCCGGCCACCGCCGTCCTCGAACCCGTCAGCCTGTGGGGCGTCGGCGAGGAGGAGGCCGAAGCCCGGCTGCTCAGCCGGCTCGCCGTCGAACCCCGCCGCGCCACCGGCCGTCGGCTGCCCGCCGGCTCACTCGTCCGCTTCCCGGACACCCCTCCCGAGGTCTGGGGCGAGATCCCGCGCCGCAACCCGCGCTTCACCGGCCGGGACGACCTGCTCACCGAGCTCCAGGAACGGCTCATGGACGCCGAGCGCGGCAACGCCGCCTGCACCCTGCTCGGCATGTCCGGCATCGGCAAGACCCAGATCGCCGCCGAGTACGCCCACCGCTTCAGCTCCGACTACGACGTCGTGTGGTGGGTCAGCTCCGACGACCGCAACGTGCAGCGCGACCGCTTCGGCGAGCTCGCCACCGAACTCGGCCTCCCCACCGGCAACGAACCCGGCGAACGCATCCGCGCCGTCCGCGAGGCACTGCGCCGGGGCGACCCGCACTCCCGTTGGCTCATCGTCTTCGACGGCTGGGACGACACGGACGGCGCGAACGTCATGCTGCCGCACGGCCCCGGCCACGTCCTCGTCACCTCGCGCAACCGCGGCTGGGGCGACTACACCGACATCCTCGAGATTCCCGGCTTCGACCGCGCCGAGTCCACCGCCTATCTGATGAGGCGCGCCCCGCACGTCACCGCGCCCGAGGCCGACGAGGTCGCCGCCGAGTTCGGGGACGTGCCCCTGCCGCTGGTCCAGGCCGCAGCCTGGCTCGGCGAGTCCCGCATGGAGGTCCCCGAGTACCTGCGCATGGTCCGGGACGGACGGATCTCCGCCGTCGAGCCGTCCGGCGACGGCTTCCCCCAGGCGTCCCTGACCTCCTGGTCGATACTGATCAACCGGCTCCGACGCGCCCAGCCGCAGGCCATCGACGTGCTCAGCCTGTGCGCCTCCTTCGCCCCCGGCCGCATCCCGCTCGGCCTCATCCGCGCCTATCCGCAGGCGGACCTCCCCGAGGACCTGCGCTGGATGGTCACCGATCTCGCCGCCTGGTCCCGGGCCCTGGACACCCTGGTCAACTACTCGGTGCTCACCCGCGAGACCCGGGGCCCCGTCAACAACGCCGAGGTGGGGCCGCACCAGGAGTCCGTGCACATGCACCGGCTCGTCCACGACATCGTCGCCCGGCTCACCGAGGGCGACCACCGCGCCGCCCACCGACAGGCCGTCCGCACCCTGCTCGCCGAGGCCGACCCCGGCAACCCCATGGACAGCCGGCACTGGCCCCGCTACGCCGAACTCCTGCCCCACCTGGAACCCTCCGGCGCGCTGCTCAGCCACAACTCGCGCACCCAGACCGCCGTGCTCAACTGCCTGCGCTACTGCTTCCGCAGCGGCGAGTTCAAGGCCGGCATCCAGCTCGCCGAGAAGATCCGGGACAACTGGTCCACCTTCATGGACCCGCTGGACCAGCCCATGCTGGACCTGACCACCCAGCAGGGCAACATCCTGCGCTCCTTCGGCCGCTTCCGCGAGGCGTACGACCTCGACCTCGCCCAGCGGGAACGCCTCTCCACCGCCCAGCCCCCCAACGAGCTCGGCACCCTGCTCTCCAGCAGCGCCATCTCCAGCGACCTGCGCTTCCTCGGTCAGTACAAGGAGTCGGAGCGGCTCCAGCGCACCGTCCTCGCCGACGCCGAACGGCTCCTCGGCACCAGCGAGTTCTCCACCCTCGTCGCCCGCCACAACCTCGGCGTCACCCTGCGGCAGCTCGGCCGCTTCCGGGAGGCGTACGAGTCCGACGCCGAGACCCTCGCCCACAGCGAGCGGGTCCTCGGCAAGCGCCACTCCCACACCCTCAACTCCAGCAACGCCCTCGCGCACGACCTGCGGCTGCTCGGCCAGTACCGCGAAGCCCTCGCCCGCCAGGAGGCCAACGTCCTGCGCCATGTGCAGGTGCTCGGCCCGCAGCACCTGCAGACCCTCTACGCCCGCACCCAGCTGGCCCTGTGCCGGCGCCGCGAGGGCGGCTTCCAGCAGGACCTCGGAGCCACCATGGCCAGCCTGCTCGACCAGCTGGAGCAGGTGCACGGCCGCACCCACTACGTGACGCTCTCCTCCCTCAACAACTACGCCAACTACCTCCGCGAGCACGGCGACCTCGACCAGGCCCGCGAACTCAGCCACGAGGCCGAGGCCGGCTACCGCGCCCTCCTCGGCCCCGCCCACCCGGTCGCCACCGGAGTCCTCGCCAACACCGCCCTCGTCCTCCAGGCGTCCGGCGAACGTGCGGACGCCCTGGCCATCCTGGAGGCCGCGCTCGCCGGACTGACCTCCTCGCTCGGCTCCGACCACCCCTGGGTGCTCGGCTGCGCCCTCAACGCCTCCGCCGCCCGCAACTTCAACGGCCGGGTGGCCGACGCCGCCGAGCTCAGCCGGGACACCCTGCGCCGGGCCCGGCACACCCTCGGCAACGAGCACCCGCTCACCCTGTCGTGCCAGGTGGCCCTCGCCACCGATCTGCGCGGGCTCAGGGAGAACGAGGAGGCCGGGAAGCTGGAGGAGGACGCGCTGCTCACCCTCACCCGCACGCTGGGCGCCCAGCACCCGCACACCCTGTCGGCGCGTCAGCGCAACCGGCCCTACTGGGACTTCGAGGCCAACCTGGGCTGA
- a CDS encoding HEXXH motif-containing putative peptide modification protein, which translates to MNTAPLPAPVLARLARLSPAPEGLTLLRSALHARRLLLLKALLVRVHRHRASVEPGALGRFERAWELLERVERRHPTVVRDVLDYPTTGAWLAGALAEPAGPAFDGLLGHLDNLAVTAALRGGGPLDLTVETPDGLLSLPGVGRLRVAADRVRISAGERTVRFHPDGTRHAAPAVLTLTGRRHGVLTGRGPGWRAVRPLPRSAARLDDLDPYRVPSGAGGGTVVIAADPADTDHAAWSATWRAAQDLLGRTDPGRAAEVARGVRAVVPVVPCGPRHLGATLSAAPGAVLTSLPAEGQGMAETLVHELHHSKLATLHELAPLYGPGRDAVHRVGWRSDPRPIAGVLHGAYAHLALADLWRRAVTAEGVPTAWRSAAGQQFDDIHDQVGGALRILLESDELTVSGRQFVLHMKLHHASLGATPLVAG; encoded by the coding sequence ATGAACACCGCGCCCCTGCCCGCGCCCGTCCTCGCCCGACTGGCCCGGCTCAGCCCCGCCCCGGAAGGGCTCACGCTGCTGCGGTCCGCCCTGCACGCCCGGCGGTTGCTGCTCCTCAAAGCGCTCCTGGTGCGCGTCCACCGGCACCGGGCGTCCGTCGAACCGGGCGCGCTCGGTCGGTTCGAGCGCGCCTGGGAACTGCTCGAACGGGTCGAGCGGCGCCATCCCACCGTGGTCCGGGACGTCCTCGACTACCCGACGACCGGGGCCTGGCTGGCCGGGGCGCTCGCCGAGCCCGCCGGACCCGCCTTCGACGGGCTGCTCGGCCACCTCGACAACCTCGCGGTCACCGCCGCCCTGCGTGGCGGCGGCCCGCTCGACCTGACCGTGGAAACCCCGGACGGCCTGCTGTCGCTGCCCGGCGTGGGCCGGCTGAGGGTGGCCGCGGACCGCGTCCGGATCAGCGCCGGAGAGCGGACCGTACGGTTCCACCCGGACGGCACCCGCCACGCCGCACCCGCCGTTCTGACCCTGACCGGCCGGCGCCACGGGGTGCTCACGGGCCGCGGGCCCGGCTGGCGCGCGGTCCGCCCGCTGCCCCGCAGCGCCGCGCGCCTGGACGACCTCGACCCGTACCGGGTGCCGTCCGGCGCGGGCGGCGGCACGGTGGTCATCGCCGCCGACCCCGCCGACACCGATCACGCCGCCTGGTCCGCCACCTGGCGCGCGGCCCAGGACCTCCTCGGCCGTACGGACCCGGGCCGGGCGGCCGAGGTGGCCCGTGGCGTCCGCGCGGTCGTCCCGGTCGTTCCGTGCGGACCCCGCCACCTGGGTGCCACACTGAGCGCCGCCCCCGGAGCCGTACTGACCTCACTGCCCGCCGAGGGGCAGGGGATGGCCGAGACGCTCGTGCACGAGCTGCATCACAGCAAGCTCGCGACGCTCCATGAACTCGCGCCGCTGTACGGCCCCGGGCGGGACGCCGTGCACCGGGTCGGCTGGCGGTCGGACCCGCGGCCCATCGCCGGTGTGCTGCACGGCGCCTACGCGCATCTGGCCCTGGCCGATCTGTGGAGGCGCGCGGTCACCGCCGAGGGGGTGCCGACAGCCTGGCGGTCCGCTGCCGGGCAACAGTTCGACGACATCCACGATCAGGTGGGCGGGGCACTGCGGATCCTGCTTGAATCCGATGAACTGACCGTGAGCGGGCGGCAGTTCGTTCTTCACATGAAACTGCACCACGCGAGCCTCGGCGCGACCCCCCTGGTCGCTGGGTAA
- a CDS encoding SAV_2336 N-terminal domain-related protein → MHRTHRMPLEELTRRLRAGGADPSAEAVADALWLSQWLPEPETPDPEPPSRADDRSTETARPTDEGRDPANREETPARTPARPPQRTGSHESVALHMRSGAAPADGAHGGAGGGTRRGAALPVRAPGANALPGLLGLQKALRPLRGYAPAPSRPDEGTLDEEATAERSAAAGILTPVLRPAAGRRPDIQLLMDTGPAMVVWDRMVEELRQACQQSGAFRDVQVHRLYDTGEGPPLVTTTSGADGRPRLRPVDQLHDPTGRRFTLVVSDCVGPLWQRGAAQRFLRQWPRHSPLALVQPLPPRLWPRTALPAEPGTFQRSTRPGGPAAFRSDDEPWAVPDPARQAVPVLTPTPEAFASWARLHTGHGGGTVRGWAAWLAPEPTRPPTPRTPRVPRGDEELLRAFRAGASPGALRLAVHLAAAPLTLPVMQLVQRAMLPDTGPMELAEVLLSGLLRRLPGPAPYPCFSYPPGVQQLLLGSLDPGAAALVLKHCSAYVERNFGQGMRNFPALAAARLAGHDPAADAGAGPGATPDETDEPTRREGAEAELFARIPARVLRFYHPDLVTPDPLTEARRLLEQGRAQSDPALLSAARERAEEALPTAPVEARVVLGRIMYAEAGTGAARRAGRRSELLARAADILVHAAELARLGDDHWAEARLERAVVHHALWQETEDPRQLDAALTALAEDADRWPPAARPTLHLRRGRLLLARGDGAAAAEELTAALALGESAAALLDLADALHLAEAGPDRVAPVLDRAEALLGDGRALRLRHATARARLYEAVGDGPAADEAYEQATLLTPAEGEQRGRLLLTWGESLLRRAAAGTGSRPVDRAESVLREALTCLPAGAAARERTRILIGSVLALRFDRAGFLPDLYESRHLLDEALRATRDPETRAEVWLQLGWVQLQLSEAARDGQLVGALTAFRRAADDTRAVRGDTPGTVTLARALHAQGAALYLMDRVGEAATVLEEAAEQWRRLDGVLVAVDWADVERTRALLAEVGADPRPRPDRFSREERRRIAPPWWAWREGEAERLDNGGAHGRS, encoded by the coding sequence ATGCACCGGACGCACCGGATGCCTCTGGAGGAGCTGACCCGCAGACTGCGGGCGGGCGGGGCGGACCCGTCCGCCGAGGCGGTCGCGGACGCGCTCTGGCTTTCCCAGTGGCTGCCGGAACCGGAGACACCTGATCCGGAGCCGCCGTCCCGCGCGGACGACAGGAGCACGGAGACCGCCCGGCCCACCGACGAGGGGCGAGATCCGGCCAATCGAGAGGAGACGCCCGCACGTACGCCCGCACGCCCGCCCCAGCGCACCGGAAGCCACGAGTCCGTCGCCCTCCACATGCGCTCCGGAGCCGCCCCGGCGGACGGAGCGCACGGCGGCGCGGGCGGGGGGACGCGACGGGGCGCCGCCCTGCCCGTCCGCGCGCCCGGAGCCAACGCCCTGCCCGGACTCCTCGGCCTGCAGAAGGCCCTGCGCCCGCTGCGGGGGTACGCGCCCGCCCCGTCCCGCCCCGACGAGGGCACCCTCGACGAGGAGGCCACCGCCGAACGCAGCGCCGCCGCGGGCATCCTGACGCCCGTCCTGCGCCCCGCCGCCGGCCGCCGCCCCGACATCCAGCTCCTCATGGACACCGGCCCCGCCATGGTCGTCTGGGACCGCATGGTCGAGGAGCTCCGCCAGGCCTGCCAGCAGTCCGGCGCCTTCCGCGACGTCCAGGTGCACCGCCTGTACGACACCGGCGAAGGCCCCCCGCTCGTCACCACCACCTCCGGCGCCGACGGCCGCCCCCGGCTCCGTCCCGTCGACCAGCTCCACGACCCCACCGGGCGCCGCTTCACCCTCGTCGTCAGCGACTGCGTCGGACCCCTCTGGCAGCGCGGCGCCGCCCAGCGCTTCCTGCGGCAGTGGCCCCGCCACTCCCCGCTCGCCCTCGTCCAACCGCTGCCGCCGCGCCTCTGGCCGCGCACCGCCCTCCCCGCCGAACCGGGCACCTTCCAGCGCTCCACGCGCCCCGGGGGCCCCGCCGCCTTCCGCTCCGACGACGAACCCTGGGCGGTTCCCGACCCGGCCAGGCAGGCCGTTCCCGTGCTCACCCCCACCCCCGAGGCCTTCGCCTCCTGGGCCCGGCTCCACACCGGCCACGGCGGCGGCACCGTCCGCGGCTGGGCCGCCTGGCTCGCCCCCGAGCCGACGCGGCCGCCGACGCCCCGGACACCCCGCGTGCCGCGCGGCGACGAGGAACTCCTGCGCGCCTTCCGGGCGGGCGCCTCCCCGGGGGCGCTCCGGCTCGCCGTCCATCTCGCGGCGGCCCCGCTCACCCTCCCCGTCATGCAGCTCGTCCAGCGCGCCATGCTGCCCGACACCGGGCCGATGGAGCTGGCCGAGGTCCTGCTCAGCGGACTCCTGCGCCGGCTTCCCGGCCCCGCCCCGTACCCCTGCTTCAGCTATCCGCCAGGCGTCCAGCAGCTTCTCCTCGGCTCGCTCGATCCAGGCGCCGCCGCCCTCGTCCTCAAGCACTGCTCGGCCTACGTGGAGCGCAACTTCGGCCAGGGCATGCGCAACTTCCCGGCGCTCGCCGCCGCCCGCCTCGCCGGCCACGACCCCGCCGCGGACGCCGGGGCCGGCCCCGGCGCGACGCCCGACGAGACCGACGAACCCACCAGGCGCGAGGGCGCCGAGGCGGAACTGTTCGCCCGCATCCCCGCGCGCGTGCTCCGCTTCTACCACCCCGACCTCGTCACCCCCGACCCCCTCACCGAAGCCCGCCGCCTCCTCGAACAGGGGCGCGCCCAGTCCGACCCCGCCCTCCTCTCCGCCGCCCGAGAACGCGCCGAGGAGGCGCTTCCGACCGCGCCCGTCGAGGCCCGGGTCGTCCTCGGCCGCATCATGTACGCGGAGGCGGGCACGGGGGCCGCCCGGCGTGCGGGACGTCGCAGCGAACTCCTCGCCCGGGCAGCCGACATCCTCGTCCACGCCGCGGAGCTGGCCCGGCTCGGAGACGACCACTGGGCCGAGGCCCGCCTCGAACGGGCCGTCGTCCATCACGCCCTGTGGCAGGAGACCGAGGACCCGCGGCAGCTCGACGCCGCCCTCACCGCGCTCGCCGAGGACGCGGACCGGTGGCCTCCGGCCGCCCGGCCCACCCTGCACCTGCGCCGGGGACGGCTGCTCCTGGCACGCGGCGACGGCGCCGCGGCGGCCGAGGAGCTCACCGCGGCCCTCGCCCTCGGGGAGAGTGCCGCCGCTCTCCTCGACCTCGCCGACGCCCTGCACCTCGCCGAGGCCGGACCGGACCGCGTCGCCCCCGTCCTCGACCGTGCGGAAGCCCTCCTCGGCGACGGTCGCGCCCTGAGGCTGCGCCACGCCACCGCGCGCGCCCGCCTGTACGAGGCGGTCGGCGACGGGCCGGCCGCCGACGAGGCGTACGAGCAGGCCACCCTGCTCACCCCCGCCGAGGGCGAGCAGCGCGGGCGGCTCCTGCTCACCTGGGGGGAGTCCCTGCTGCGCCGCGCCGCCGCCGGCACCGGGTCCCGGCCGGTCGACCGCGCCGAGTCCGTGCTGCGCGAGGCCCTCACCTGCCTCCCCGCCGGCGCCGCCGCCCGCGAGCGGACCCGGATCCTCATCGGCAGCGTGCTCGCCCTGCGCTTCGACCGCGCCGGGTTCCTGCCGGACCTGTACGAGAGCCGCCACCTCCTCGACGAGGCCCTCCGCGCCACCCGCGACCCGGAGACCCGGGCCGAGGTCTGGCTTCAGCTGGGCTGGGTGCAACTGCAGCTGAGCGAGGCCGCGCGGGACGGGCAGCTCGTCGGCGCCCTCACCGCCTTCCGGCGCGCCGCCGACGACACCCGCGCCGTCCGCGGCGACACCCCCGGCACGGTCACCCTGGCGCGGGCGCTCCACGCCCAGGGCGCGGCGCTGTACCTGATGGACCGCGTCGGCGAGGCCGCGACGGTCCTGGAGGAGGCCGCCGAGCAGTGGCGACGGCTGGACGGCGTGCTGGTGGCGGTGGACTGGGCGGACGTGGAGCGGACCCGGGCCCTGCTCGCCGAGGTCGGTGCCGACCCCCGCCCGCGGCCGGACCGCTTCTCCCGCGAGGAACGGCGCCGGATCGCGCCGCCCTGGTGGGCGTGGCGCGAAGGGGAGGCTGAACGGCTTGATAACGGGGGCGCGCATGGGCGCAGTTGA
- a CDS encoding MoxR family ATPase gives MNDWRIYRGAGHPHDEIRRLPAPPPWRDFSTGGADDTLAGSDRRLGVKRRLVQNHHPRPAETDAVNAALYLRRPLLVTGNPGTGKSTLAHAVAHELRLGRVLRWPIVSRSTLQDGLYRYDAIGRLQDVQLERAQTGAPGSAAAAPAGIGSYIRLGPLGTALLPSEQPRVLLIDELDKSDLDLPNDLLNALEEGEFAIPELERLADREPVVEVLSDDGRKVPVYGGRVRCTTFPFIVLTSNGERDFPAALLRRCIRLELEPPGEEQLGAMIEAHLGTDAAAGDGEQGLVQRFLNREPGEVIATDQLLNALYLTQHASRAERVTRERIADMLMQPLDQPR, from the coding sequence GTGAACGATTGGCGGATCTACCGTGGGGCCGGGCATCCGCACGACGAGATACGGCGCCTGCCCGCCCCGCCGCCCTGGCGTGACTTCTCGACGGGCGGCGCCGACGACACCCTCGCCGGCTCCGACCGACGGCTCGGCGTCAAGCGCAGACTCGTCCAGAACCACCACCCCCGGCCCGCCGAGACCGACGCGGTCAACGCCGCCCTGTACCTGCGGCGCCCGCTCCTCGTCACCGGCAACCCCGGCACCGGCAAGTCCACCCTCGCGCACGCCGTCGCCCACGAGCTGCGCCTCGGCCGCGTGCTGCGCTGGCCCATCGTCAGCCGCTCCACCCTCCAGGACGGCCTCTACCGGTACGACGCCATCGGCCGCCTCCAGGACGTGCAGCTGGAGCGCGCCCAGACAGGGGCGCCCGGCTCCGCGGCCGCGGCCCCGGCCGGCATCGGCTCGTACATCCGGCTCGGACCGCTCGGCACCGCGCTGCTCCCCTCCGAGCAGCCCCGGGTGCTGCTCATCGACGAGCTCGACAAGAGCGACCTCGACCTGCCCAACGACCTCCTGAACGCGCTGGAGGAGGGCGAGTTCGCCATCCCCGAGCTGGAGCGGCTCGCCGACCGGGAGCCCGTCGTCGAGGTGCTCAGCGACGACGGCCGCAAGGTGCCGGTGTACGGCGGCCGGGTCCGCTGCACCACCTTCCCCTTCATCGTGCTCACCTCCAACGGCGAACGGGACTTCCCGGCCGCCCTGTTGCGCCGCTGCATCCGCCTGGAGCTCGAACCGCCCGGCGAGGAGCAGCTCGGCGCGATGATCGAGGCCCACCTCGGGACCGACGCCGCCGCCGGCGACGGCGAACAGGGCCTCGTCCAGCGGTTCCTGAACCGCGAGCCGGGCGAGGTCATCGCCACCGACCAGCTGCTCAACGCGCTCTACCTCACCCAGCACGCCTCCCGCGCCGAACGGGTGACCAGGGAACGCATCGCGGACATGCTCATGCAGCCGCTCGATCAGCCGAGGTGA
- a CDS encoding trypsin-like peptidase domain-containing protein codes for MSAFDALVRPALVRIGAPDSGYDPHGDQFWGTGFFIAPGWVLTCAHVVAEGGGEVWRKEPAVGITWQDGRTTRRSIGTVVLALPRPEDPGVRPEPWGFPDVALVRVPGTAKASCVLLAERPPARTTEVGLHGWSRETGELGIRQVHGRLSGVDARALVTKGVLPVEGCSGGPVVDDLQGAVIGFNKGRWSDQGALVPLTALRRLHDAPGGRFWAEALRDHDRHHLDHYLRSLEDGSDWTRAQKQLGGPHPLSPNLRTRLRGQLAALPPPINPGEIMDLVDRVKAWIRNTTAPDAFEDDPRTWSEGAALLYGLRAPDRSDPGDPGLDAVLLYAAHVLRRVSGRPGGLGDEAAFRGWLIDRAADAGPFLRREIDDLIGSGIADVRERRARADVLLEIDTPRWDRRYPWRVKLLRDGHMVTPLHGDDRGVERAELRKTLRGPLAEALRLGDNGPYLASVEAVLPRELFDEPLDTWRLEPPQGPDEERGSTTLGQRRIVVIRDARRHGRPPSPEWRERWAAGERGPLRAVPLRAEVPGAGPDAHTPRVRRETWAKTYDRLREAQGGTVPVYCGPVGSGDGLMAMNAALAAGHPLALWRTGAHDHTDCAAFHVEADWMLADARTAQGLGEPVRSLRALAPERADLAWAETIAVLYDPPDRPPPAGRLEAPPLLGEEDP; via the coding sequence ATGAGCGCCTTCGACGCTCTCGTGCGCCCCGCACTCGTACGCATCGGCGCTCCCGACAGCGGGTATGACCCGCACGGCGACCAGTTCTGGGGCACCGGCTTCTTCATCGCCCCCGGCTGGGTGTTGACGTGCGCCCATGTCGTGGCCGAGGGGGGTGGCGAGGTGTGGAGGAAAGAGCCGGCCGTCGGCATCACCTGGCAGGACGGCAGGACCACGCGCCGGTCCATCGGCACGGTGGTGCTCGCCCTGCCCCGGCCCGAGGACCCCGGCGTGCGCCCCGAGCCCTGGGGCTTCCCCGACGTCGCCCTCGTGCGCGTGCCCGGCACCGCCAAGGCCTCCTGCGTCCTGCTCGCCGAGCGGCCTCCGGCCCGGACCACCGAGGTGGGCCTGCACGGCTGGTCACGGGAGACCGGGGAGCTGGGCATCCGCCAGGTCCACGGCCGGCTCAGCGGCGTCGACGCCCGGGCCCTCGTGACGAAGGGCGTGCTGCCCGTCGAGGGCTGCTCCGGCGGCCCCGTCGTCGACGACCTCCAGGGCGCCGTGATCGGCTTCAACAAGGGACGGTGGTCCGACCAGGGCGCCCTCGTCCCCCTCACCGCCCTGCGCCGCCTGCACGACGCTCCCGGGGGTCGGTTCTGGGCCGAGGCCCTGCGTGACCACGACCGCCACCACCTCGACCACTACCTCCGGTCGCTGGAGGACGGATCCGACTGGACGCGCGCGCAGAAACAGCTCGGCGGCCCGCACCCGTTGAGCCCGAACCTGCGCACCCGGCTGCGGGGACAGCTCGCCGCCCTGCCGCCGCCGATCAACCCCGGCGAGATCATGGACCTGGTCGACCGGGTCAAGGCCTGGATCAGGAACACCACGGCCCCGGACGCGTTCGAGGACGACCCGCGCACGTGGAGCGAGGGCGCAGCCCTGCTGTACGGGCTGCGCGCGCCCGACCGCAGCGATCCGGGCGACCCCGGCCTCGACGCCGTGCTCCTGTACGCGGCCCATGTCCTCCGGCGGGTTTCCGGGCGCCCCGGCGGTCTGGGCGACGAGGCCGCCTTCCGGGGCTGGCTCATCGACCGGGCCGCCGACGCGGGCCCGTTCCTCCGCCGTGAGATCGACGACCTGATCGGCTCCGGCATCGCCGACGTCCGCGAGCGCCGGGCACGCGCGGACGTGCTCCTGGAGATCGACACGCCCCGCTGGGACCGGCGCTACCCCTGGCGGGTGAAGCTGCTCCGCGACGGACACATGGTCACCCCGCTCCACGGCGACGACCGCGGCGTCGAGCGGGCCGAGCTCAGGAAGACCCTGCGCGGGCCGCTCGCCGAGGCCCTCCGGCTCGGCGACAACGGGCCGTACCTGGCCTCCGTGGAGGCGGTGCTGCCGCGCGAGCTCTTCGACGAGCCGCTCGACACCTGGCGGCTCGAACCCCCGCAGGGCCCCGACGAGGAGCGGGGGTCCACCACCCTCGGGCAGCGCCGCATCGTGGTCATCAGGGACGCCCGGCGCCACGGCAGACCGCCGTCGCCCGAGTGGCGGGAGCGTTGGGCGGCCGGGGAACGAGGGCCGCTGCGCGCGGTCCCGCTGCGCGCCGAGGTGCCCGGCGCGGGCCCGGACGCCCACACCCCGCGCGTGCGCCGGGAGACCTGGGCGAAAACGTACGACCGGCTCCGCGAGGCCCAGGGCGGCACCGTTCCCGTCTACTGCGGCCCGGTGGGCAGCGGCGACGGGCTCATGGCGATGAACGCGGCCCTGGCCGCCGGCCACCCGCTGGCCCTCTGGCGGACCGGTGCCCACGACCACACCGACTGCGCGGCCTTCCACGTGGAGGCGGACTGGATGCTCGCGGACGCGCGCACGGCCCAGGGGCTCGGCGAGCCCGTCCGCTCCCTGCGCGCCCTGGCGCCGGAGCGGGCCGACCTCGCCTGGGCCGAGACCATCGCCGTCCTGTACGACCCGCCCGACCGCCCGCCGCCCGCCGGCCGCCTGGAGGCCCCGCCGCTGCTCGGCGAGGAGGACCCGTGA
- a CDS encoding CU044_2847 family protein, which translates to MAHGIARIRLDDGTPVWARVSDAEELGRGGFQDTGVRDRVVSMAGGLTDVVRGVVGSLRAGLDPQGPVEVAVSFGIELSAQSGKVIGVLADGAGKASVNVSLTWTEPGPTTEPGPTTEPGPTTGRAAESAPGSAGPEAAEQRPGIVPQRRPAADGTA; encoded by the coding sequence GTGGCACACGGGATCGCTCGGATTCGGCTGGACGACGGCACGCCCGTGTGGGCGCGGGTCAGCGACGCGGAGGAGCTCGGCCGGGGCGGCTTCCAGGACACCGGGGTCAGGGACCGGGTCGTCTCGATGGCCGGCGGGCTCACGGACGTGGTGCGCGGGGTCGTCGGCTCCCTGCGCGCCGGCCTCGACCCCCAGGGGCCGGTGGAGGTCGCCGTCAGCTTCGGCATCGAACTGTCGGCGCAGTCCGGCAAGGTGATCGGCGTCCTCGCGGACGGCGCGGGCAAGGCCTCCGTGAACGTCTCCCTCACCTGGACCGAACCGGGCCCGACGACCGAACCGGGCCCGACGACCGAACCGGGCCCGACGACCGGGCGTGCGGCGGAGTCCGCGCCCGGCTCCGCCGGGCCGGAGGCCGCGGAACAACGGCCGGGCATCGTCCCGCAGCGGCGTCCGGCGGCCGATGGCACCGCATGA